The following are from one region of the Mycetohabitans rhizoxinica HKI 454 genome:
- a CDS encoding lipid A-myristate beta-hydroxylase yields MFNANPCAYWLHDSKFLLRGDTFLYEVWNDSDEGRIVLLLNFFAQSR; encoded by the coding sequence GTGTTCAACGCGAATCCGTGCGCGTACTGGCTGCACGACAGCAAGTTTCTGCTCAGGGGCGATACGTTCCTGTACGAGGTATGGAATGACAGCGATGAGGGGCGCATCGTGCTGCTGCTCAATTTTTTTGCGCAGAGCAGGTGA